One genomic window of Enoplosus armatus isolate fEnoArm2 chromosome 19, fEnoArm2.hap1, whole genome shotgun sequence includes the following:
- the cd164 gene encoding sialomucin core protein 24 isoform X1 produces the protein MYVRVVFFTVVVALIGASAATDSDGCSTLSCDACGTTTDCHWGNCTTLSLGCHNMTLLAENETCNNASCSVYEPTEAISTASAPSTTSPPVTASPTPVVSTTANSTTGNGTSMSTVAPTHSGNISTMAPSPTSTGTSTSTTTIAPSPDPHKNTFDAASFIGGIVLVLGLQAVIFFLYKFCKSKDRNYHTL, from the exons ATGTACGTGAGGGTGGTGTTTTTCACTGTAGTTGTAGCTCTGATTGGCGCATCAGCCGCGACAGACTCAG ACGGATGTTCCACTCTGTCATGTGATGCGTGTGGAACCACTACTGACTGCCACTGGGGCAACTGCACAACAT tATCTCTTGGCTGTCACAACATGACTCTTCTGGCAGAAAACGAGACCTGCAACAATGCTAGCTGCTCAG TTTATGAACCCACTGAAGCCATTTCAACTGCCTCTGCTCCTTCGACTACTTCCCCTCCTGTTACAGCCTCCCCCACCCCTGTTGTCTCCACCACCGCTAACAGCACCACAG GCAATGGAACCTCTATGTCCACTGTTGCCCCCACTCACAGTGGTAACATCTCCACTATGGCTCCATCCCCTACTTCAA CTGGAACCAGCACAAGTACCACAACAATTGCCCCCTCCCCTGATCCTCACAAGAACACCTTTGACGCTGCGAGCTTCATTGGTGGAATAGTGCTGGTCCTGGGCCTGCAGGCCGTGATCTTCTTCCTCTACAAATTCTGCAAGTCCAAGGACCGCAACTACCACACCCTCTGA
- the cd164 gene encoding sialomucin core protein 24 isoform X3, with protein sequence MYVRVVFFTVVVALIGASAATDSDGCSTLSCDACGTTTDCHWGNCTTLSLGCHNMTLLAENETCNNASCSGNGTSMSTVAPTHSGNISTMAPSPTSTGTSTSTTTIAPSPDPHKNTFDAASFIGGIVLVLGLQAVIFFLYKFCKSKDRNYHTL encoded by the exons ATGTACGTGAGGGTGGTGTTTTTCACTGTAGTTGTAGCTCTGATTGGCGCATCAGCCGCGACAGACTCAG ACGGATGTTCCACTCTGTCATGTGATGCGTGTGGAACCACTACTGACTGCCACTGGGGCAACTGCACAACAT tATCTCTTGGCTGTCACAACATGACTCTTCTGGCAGAAAACGAGACCTGCAACAATGCTAGCTGCTCAG GCAATGGAACCTCTATGTCCACTGTTGCCCCCACTCACAGTGGTAACATCTCCACTATGGCTCCATCCCCTACTTCAA CTGGAACCAGCACAAGTACCACAACAATTGCCCCCTCCCCTGATCCTCACAAGAACACCTTTGACGCTGCGAGCTTCATTGGTGGAATAGTGCTGGTCCTGGGCCTGCAGGCCGTGATCTTCTTCCTCTACAAATTCTGCAAGTCCAAGGACCGCAACTACCACACCCTCTGA
- the cd164 gene encoding sialomucin core protein 24 isoform X2, with product MYVRVVFFTVVVALIGASAATDSDGCSTLSCDACGTTTDCHWGNCTTLSLGCHNMTLLAENETCNNASCSASPTPVVSTTANSTTGNGTSMSTVAPTHSGNISTMAPSPTSTGTSTSTTTIAPSPDPHKNTFDAASFIGGIVLVLGLQAVIFFLYKFCKSKDRNYHTL from the exons ATGTACGTGAGGGTGGTGTTTTTCACTGTAGTTGTAGCTCTGATTGGCGCATCAGCCGCGACAGACTCAG ACGGATGTTCCACTCTGTCATGTGATGCGTGTGGAACCACTACTGACTGCCACTGGGGCAACTGCACAACAT tATCTCTTGGCTGTCACAACATGACTCTTCTGGCAGAAAACGAGACCTGCAACAATGCTAGCTGCTCAG CCTCCCCCACCCCTGTTGTCTCCACCACCGCTAACAGCACCACAG GCAATGGAACCTCTATGTCCACTGTTGCCCCCACTCACAGTGGTAACATCTCCACTATGGCTCCATCCCCTACTTCAA CTGGAACCAGCACAAGTACCACAACAATTGCCCCCTCCCCTGATCCTCACAAGAACACCTTTGACGCTGCGAGCTTCATTGGTGGAATAGTGCTGGTCCTGGGCCTGCAGGCCGTGATCTTCTTCCTCTACAAATTCTGCAAGTCCAAGGACCGCAACTACCACACCCTCTGA